Below is a genomic region from Desulfonatronum thiosulfatophilum.
CGCCCTCGGCAACATTGTTGATGGATTCGCGCATGTCCACCAGCCCGGAAATCGGCCCCACGCTGACGCCGTGGTCCATGGGCACGACAATGGTGCGCCCCGTGTTGCGGTTGAAAATGCGTTCCAGTCGGACGGCTTTTCCCAAGTGCATGTTTTGCATGATCTCATCTCCCCGGCATTGTCTCCAGGAGTCCGTCTCGTCGCCGCCTGAGCCAAAAAAAAGGCCGCAGGCGGTTTGCCTGCGGCCCTTTGAGAGCGGTTTATTCTGGTTTCCTATTGTATTGGATACACCGCTTCCCTCTGACCACAGGCCAATCCACGCCAAAAATAAAAAAAACCAAAATAAAAATTGGTGGAGAGGAAGGTGATTGAGGAAGGCATGGAAATAAAGCTAGTCGAAACAGTTTTTATGTGTCAAGCATTTATTTCAGAAAATTTCCTGATTACAGTAATGACGGTTCCTCACCCCGAATAAGCAAATCATCCCGGTTGTTACGATCGGAAGAGGAAGCGTCAACTTGTCAAAGGATGAGTGAACACGGGAATATCACTGCTTCTGGAGCAGAATCGACTTGCATCTTGCGGTGTTTTTTGGAAACATGCCGACGCACGTCAACACTAACCGGAGAGAATATATATGGACAAAAAAAGCTGGTTGCAGAAGTTGGAATCCATGGAGCAGGAACCGAGAGAAGTTGAGACTCCTGAACCGGAACCGTATACTTTGCGAGAAGCTTTGGAAGGCCGTGGAAAGCAATTGATTCTTGGCGGCGTTGGCTTGTTTGTCCTGATCATCATGGTGATCATCATCTCGTCCGGTCGGGGCGGGAATCCGGATCGGGACTTCAGCGACATTCTGGCCCGGCTGGAGAGCATCGAGTCCAGGATTATGGGGTTGGAAAATCAGGAGAGCGGACGCCAGCAGGCTTTGGTCCGGATGCAGGGCGATTTCAGTATCCTGACCATGCGGGTGGACAAGCTTTCCCGGGAAATGAAGGAGCAGGTCGCTGAAGTCTCCAGCCCGCCGGCAACGCGGCAAACCGCGCAAGCCGCGGCGCCCGCTCCGCAGCCTGCCCGGCAACAAACGGCCGCTCCGGCACCCGCTCCCACCCCGGCTCCGGCTCCCGCACCAGCTCAGGTCGCTTCATCAGCCCCGGCACCGCAACGTCCGGCAGCCTCCAGGGGAGTAACCCATGAGGTGCAGCCCGGCGAGACCCTGTTTCGCATCAGCCGGACCTACAATGTGAGCGTGGATGACATTCGCCGCCAGAACAACCTCAGCGGAGACCGGATCAACCCAGGTCAGGTCCTCACGATCAGGCCTTAGAGCAATTTCCAATCCGGTTCGCGCTTTCGTTGAACAGATCAGTCAGACGCGTGCGCGAGCCGGATTTTCCTTCCTCCAGATTTCAGAGCAACCGCAAGTTCCAGTTGAACGGGGATGTCCGGGGCCGCTGATCTAGTCCCGCAGGAAGTTTTTCCTCAAGCTGGATGAAGATGCGGTACCCCGCGGATTCGATTTTTTCTCTGTAAGGGCGCAAGTCCAGGGTCCAGTCCGGATAGACCCAGAGATTCTGCTGGTATTTGCGCGTCCATGCGATTTCGCCTTTGGGGCTGACCAAAGGCTTTTCCGGGACCAGTTCCTCGGCCTGCAGGCGTGAGACGCAGAAAGGCAACATTCCTTCGATAATAATTCCCAGTGGCAGACTGGCCTGTTCGGGCAGGGCCAGGAGAGACTCTTCGTCCAGTTCCGGGCTGACCACGGCGCCGTCGTATCCGATTTGCCGCAGTTGATCTATGGCCAGGGCATTTGCCGTGTTGCAGAAGGGGCCGGCCCAGATTTCCCGATCCGTCATGGAGATCGGGGAATCGAATAGGGAAAGCTGCCAGGATGCATTGCAGATAAAAAATGTCGCTCCAGCAGATTGGACCTGCTCCAGGGCTTTGCGCCAGATATATTCCTCTTCCGGCCAGATCACCGGCGGCAGCCACCAGCACAATCGGCGGCAGGTTTCCCTGCCCATGTGCTCCAGGAATTTCGGGTCCAACCACATTGCCTGGGCAACTTTTTCCTGGCTTCGTCGCGGCCTGCGGGAGACCGTCATGGTTCGCCCGCGGCCCTCGAAGCGAGCGGCTCGAGGCAGAGTCGGGGCAAAGGACGAGGCCTGAACATCATCCGATGCGAACTGGTTCAGCTCGATTTCAAGTTGCTGGATCAGTCGTTTCAATTCCGGTTCACGACGATCAATGAGCCAGACAGGGGCTCCCGGCGGCGGGGCCGTACTCTTGGGCGTTGTGCCTCCTGGTCTGCCATCGAAGGAACGTTTCGTTTTATCGGAAGCTTTTTTTCCTTGTTCCACGGCAAGGTTGAATTGTGCGCCTTTGGGGACGAACCGGGTGACCCGCAGGACCCTGTGCCATGGCTGATCCTCGGAGCCGAGCCGCAACAGATCACCCGGATGCAGGGGAAGCCGTGGCCGGATGAAGGCGGTTTTTGCATCCTTGGGAATGTGCCCGGCCAAAAGCCCGGAAGCGAGGTGCGTGTTCGGAGCCAGGGGCGTGTATTTTCGTTGGGGCAGGAATCCGGCATGGGATCCGGGGCGGCCGAGAGCCATTTCCAGCAAGGCAGCGGCTTCTTTTCGGGCGCGGACCGAATTGCTTTCGTCCCGGAGGAGGCGGTATGCGGTGACGGTGTAGAAAACATAGTGGGCGCTTTTCTTGCGGCCCTCGATTTTCCAGGTGCGAACTTCCGGGATGTCCAGCAGGGTTTTGACCAGCACGTCCAGGCTGAGATCCTGGCAGGAGAAATAGCTCCCCATGCGGCCCTCCTGTTTGTAAACCCGTCGGCACGGCTGGACGCAACGCCCCCGCAACCCGCTTTTGCCGCCCATGTAGCTGCTCCAGTAGCAGCGTCCGGAGACGGCGTAGCACAGCGCGCCGTGGACGAAGACTTCCAGGTTCATGCCCGATGGGCAAGCCTGGGCCATCTGCTTGATTTCATCCAGATGCAGTTCCCGGGGCAGCACCACCTGCCGCACGCCGAGGCGCGCCGCGGTCTCCAGGCCTGAGGCCGTGCTGACGCAGGCCAGGGTGGAGAGATGCACCTCGCCGGAGAAGCCGGTCTGGCGGGTGAGTTCCAGCAGTCCCAGATCCTGAAGAATGAGTCCGTCCGGATGGACGTGGCGCTGCAACTGGTCCACCAGATGTCCGGCGGCAGTGAGATCCCGGGGCTTGAGCAGCGCGTTCATGGCCACCAGGACCTTGCAGCCCTTGGATTGGGCCAGCTGGGTCAGGTCGGCCAGTTCGCGCAGGGAAAAATTCTCCGCTTCCATCCTGGCCGAGAAGTGCTTCAGGCCGCAGTAGACGGCGTCGGCTCCGGCAGCCAGAGCCGCCAGGAAGGCCTGTCGGTCTCCGGCGGGAGCAAGTATTTCCGGCTTGAAGGACGGGGAGCTTGTTTCATTGAGTTGCATGGAGTTCCTGGGAAATCGATGATGAGGATTGATTCGCGGCCAGCTCAAGGATGATTGCGAACTGGTCCGCGGTTACGGGCTGGACGGAAAGTCGGCTGCCTTTGCGCAGCAGTTCCATGCCGGTCAGTGCCGTGATGGTGCGCAGCATGGGCAAAGGCAGGGGATGGGCGAACTTTTGCATCAGGCGGATGTCCACCATGTCCCATGCCGGTTTTTCCGGCGTGGATCTCGGATCAAAGTGGTCGCTTTGGGGATCCCAGGCAGTGTGGTCCGGATAGGCTTCACGGACAATTTCGACCAGACCGACCACGGAAGGGTTGACTTGGCTATGATAATACAGGGCCTGATCCCCGGTGCGCATATCGCGCATCAGGTTGCGGGCCTGATAGTTTCGCACCCCGTCCCAGTATGTGGTCTGGTTCGGGGCCGCGGCAAGGTCGTCGATGGCAAAGCAGGTGGGCTCGCTTTTGAGCAGCCAGTAGTTGGGCATGGTTTGGCTCCAGGCGGCAATGGGAATAGGGGGTTCGGACAGATTCCCGCCGGAGTGGGAAATGCCCGAGACGAAACCTGGTTTTGTGGAATCAAAATCGTGTTCCACCGTATAGGTCAGAACGAGCTGGTCCTGCTCGCTGGAAGGCGGAACGACGACCTGGAAACGGATCAGGCGAGCGTCCACGGTTTCATGGGGATGGCTGGATTGCGTGAGCCGCCAGTCACCGTGCACATACTCCTCCAGGATCACCCGCTGCGGTTCGTTCTTGCTGTTGCGGACCCGGATCTCCCAGGTGTAGCGGGCCATGTTCTTGCCGATCTGCTCATGGGAGAGCATGCGCCGCTCCACGTTTACGTCAAAGGCCTGACCCATCTTCAATTCCACGTCCGCGTCCCGTGGGGTGTGATCAATGCGATCCTCGCCAATGAACAGGGTGCTGCCGTCCCGGCTTTCCTGATAGGCCCGGACGATTCCTTTTGGAAGAGGCATGCCCAGTCCGTTGTCTTCGGCGTTCTTGAAGATCAAGAAGACGTCGACGCCCTGTTTGATGGTTCCCTGCCCGGGGCCGGGATATCCGCTGTAGCGGGAGACAAGCTTTTTCTCCAGCAGCATGTCCGGAGCCTGCAGCAGGCTGACCTGTTTGGTCTGGCGGTTGGCCATGTGCACCGGACGGGGCAGGCTGTAGAGGTGGTACTCGAAAAAATCTTCCTGCTGCATCTGCTCCGCGACCATGGGCGCGGCCATGACCATGTCGCGGCGTATTCGGGTCGGTTCGGGGCGAACCACATGCACATCGCCGGCAACCAGTTTCAGGGCGGCATCCGCAAAGGCCATGCCGGACTGGTTGTCCAGAGTGACCCAGCCGGACAAGGAGGCCCGGTCGTTGTCGCGGTCCACCTTGAGCACGTAATCGGCACGCCAGCTCATGCCTCCGGCCAGGTAGGAGACGTCAATGTCCTGCCGAACCGGGCCCAGATTGTTCACCAGCCAGACCAATGTCGGCCTGGGCCGTAGTCCTTCCGGCATTTCGGCCAGATAGACCGAGTCGTAGTCGCCGACGTAGATCTGACCCTCAACCTGGAAAATCGGGCGATCGTTATTGGCCAGCAGTGTGGCTTCGCGAAGGATGGTTGCCTTGCGGTCGTGGGGATCGGGCAGAACGACCTGCAGGGATCGCCCGACATAACGATCCAGCAGGTTCTGCACACTGATCAGGTCATACTCGTAGTTCATGTCCAGCACGGCAAAGTCTTCCGGAGCGGTCCGTGAGCGAACCTGCAACGTCGAGGCCGCAATGGTTTCGGCGACACCGCTGAACTCAACCGTTCCGGTTCCGGTGGGCAGTTCCAGCTCGCGGACCTCGTTGATCAGGGCCTGACCGTGATTGTAGACGGTGACGGTCAGGGATTTGGTGGTCCCCCCCCAGGATAACTGTGCCGAAAAGACCAGGAGAACAAAAAGAAGAATAAGATTTAATAATTTCATGTATGCCTTCCTCAGCAGAATGAACGTTGAGTATACGCCGGAGCGGGTGTTGAAGAGCCGGCGAGGGGCGTGGTTGCCTGTACACGGAAATGCGCTGCAAGGGAGATTGCCGGATGAACGTGGATTTTGTACATCACACAGGCAATGGGATTTCAGCAGCGGACTTCTCTGGAATCCATTAGAGAAATATGGGCAGAACCGGCTTTTCGACGAGACCCGTTTCGCCGGCAATATTTAATCTACAGCGATGCGAAGCGAGAGGTCAATGACAAGTATCCGTTTTCTCTCAACGGGCAATGGTTGTTCCGATGAAGACGTTGCCGCCCTTGGCGGCAGCCTCAATCGCTGAAATGTCGCCTTTAACTTCATCCGAGGAGTTCTCATGTCCAAGCGGATCGCTTTTTGCGGCTGCCTCGTTGTCATGTTTTTCTTTGCCGGGGCGGAACGAAGCTATTCCGCGGGTTCCGGCCATGACCTGGGTTATGTCCAGCAGCATGCCCTGGCGGGTGATGCAATGTTTCAGCATCAATTGGGGTTGATCTACGGCGAGGGTCGCGGCGTGCCGCGTGATTCGGAGTCGGCGTTCTACTGGTTTACCAAGGCAGCCGAGCAGGGACATCTGGAGTCCCAGGTCAATCTGGGAGCCATGTACGCCATGGGGGTCGGGGTGCAGCGAAATTATCTGCATGCCGCCCATTGGTACCGAATCGCCGCTGAACGGGGGCACCCGGAAGCCCAGAACAATCTGGCCATCCTCTTCGAAGAGGGACTGGGATTCGCTCCGGACAAGAACCAGGCGCTGCGCTGGTACACCGAGGCTGCAAATCAGGGCCACCCAGAGGCATTGTATAATCTGGCCCAATTGCATCTGGAGCAGGAAGATGCGGAAGAGAACGTTCAGAAAGCCTTGGATCTGCTCGTTGCTGCAGCTGAAAGAGGCTATGCGCCGGCGCAGTATCACGCCGGATATTTGCTGGAGCGGGGCGAGGGCGTGAAACAGAATCTTCACATAGCCGCCGCCTTGTACAAGATGGCCGCGCAACAGGGACTGCCCGAGGCGCAGCTCAATCTGGGGGTGATGTATCTGACCGGTCAGGGAGTCTCCCAGGAAAACGTGCTGGCCTACAAGTGGTTCATCCTGGCCGTATTCCATGGGCTTGAACAGGCAGCCGAAGCAATGAATCTGGCTGAAACACGCATGACGCCGGGACAGATCAGCGATGCCCGCAGACAGGCCGAGCAGTGGGTTCTTCAGCGGCGTGCCGGACAATGATCTTCAGACCTTATTATCCACGACGGAGTCGAGTGCCGTTGCCGGATTTCCCTTCCATCTTGGATGCTTCACGGAGTCGTGAGTGCAGATAGTCTTGTATCAACCAGAAATACCTCCGAATACGGGCAATATTGCACGGCTCTGCGCGGCGACGCAGACTCCGCTGCATCTGATCGAACCCCTGGGATTTCGGCTTGAGGATAAATATCTGCGTCGGGCGGGACTGGACTATTGGAAGCACGTCCAGGTTCGGGTCTGGCCGAACTGGGAGGAGTTTCTTGAGGGAATCAGTCCTGGCCGCCTGGTATTCAGCAGTGCGAGAAAAGGAGTTGAGCTCCATCAGTTTCCATTTCAGGAGCAGGATTTGCTGGTGTTTGGGCCGGAAACCAGAGGTCTGCCTCCGGAACTGCTTGCAAACGATGCGCCCTGCATCCGCGTGCCGATCTGGGGAGAAGTGCGCAGCCTGAATCTGTCTACTTGTGCCGGAATCGTACTCTACGAAGCATTGCGCCAGACGGGAGGCATTCCGTAAAACCTCCCAAAAGGCATGCGTCAGGCGTCATCGCCGCTTCACAAGCAAGGCCCGGGAAGTTTTTGACTTCTCCCGGGCCTTGCTGTTTGGTACCCTTTGTTCAACAGGAAACGACATCCGTCTCGATGCTCAGACGATTTTTCCCCCCACAATTGTCTGCTCGGGGGCAATAAATTTTGCCGTTGCCGCCAAGGCCTCTTCCAGCTTGTTCTTGCGGTGCTGCCACATCCCCAAGAGAACGACGATGCCGATGCCTATAGCATCGCTGAGGAGGTTCGGCTGGAAGCAGAGGAAGGTGGCGCCGCCGAAAATGATCCATTCCACCATGGTAGTCCGTCGCAACAGATAGAACATGGACCAGGCCGAGAACGCCACCGTGCCGATGGCCGCGGCGAAATAGACCGAGGCGATTCCGGCCCACCCCGCGTCACCCGTGACGGCTTCATCCCAGCCGATATAGAGGGTCATGGCCGGTTCGTAGGCAAAGAGGAAGGGCATGACATAAAGCAGCTTGGAAAACTTGAAGGCCGTCCAGCCTGTTTTCCAGGGATCGGAACCGGCAATGGCCGCGCCGGCGTAGGCGGCCACGCAGACCGGCGGCGTGATGTTCGAATTCTGGCTGAACCAATAGACGATCATGTGACCGGCGATCAAACCGACGCCCATCTCATGGAGGGCGGGTACGGCCAGTACGGCCACGATCAGATATGAGGCCGTTACCGGTACGCCCATGCCCAGGATCAATGAGGCCAAGGCGATGAGGATCAGTGCCGGCAACAGGTGTCCGCCGGAAAGAGAAATAATGATGTCCGAGAACTTGAGACCGATGCCGCTCAAGGCAATGGTGCCCACGATGATCCCAATGACTCCCACTGTGGCGCCGATGACCAGTGTGCTTTTCGCTCCGGCGACCAAGGCCTCCCAGACCTGCTGTGGGCCCATCCTAAATTCCGGATCAAACTGGCTGATCAAGATGCAGGACAACGTCGCCCAAAATGCGGCGTTGCCCGGAGAATAGCCGATGAGCATCATGACGATGATGATTACCAGGGGCACGCACTTATACCAGTGTCGCTTGAATATGGCAGAGGGTGACGGCATGTCGTCCAAGTCGAGCCCCTTGATATTCATCTTTTTGGCCTCGAAATGGATCATGGTGAAGACGGACAGGAAATACAGTATCGCCGGAAAGATGGAGATGAGCATGATCTGGACGTAGGGCGTATTGGTCAGC
It encodes:
- a CDS encoding TRAP transporter permease yields the protein MTDPQEMSVARKEELKRIQAKDAKTGRKLTGVWKWMISIMGLCMVLFYFYAAGIRPVSDQYHRGVYVFLTYIMIFISFPFWRHSNQTRPTVVDVLLALISAGVIGYWIFEFENLNYRAGMETQMDVWVSIVGIIISLEVCRRVLGWSITMGGVLFLAYGYFGPYFPSAIAHRGFDLDRLAPYLFLTQDGVFGVMASVLVTYVILFIFFGAFLQKSGVGRFFIDWPLALAGRSIGGPAKVCVMASAFFGSVSGSAIANTVTTGAFTIPLMKKAGFRPHVAGAIEPAASIGGMFMPPIMGAGGFIMAELTNTPYVQIMLISIFPAILYFLSVFTMIHFEAKKMNIKGLDLDDMPSPSAIFKRHWYKCVPLVIIIVMMLIGYSPGNAAFWATLSCILISQFDPEFRMGPQQVWEALVAGAKSTLVIGATVGVIGIIVGTIALSGIGLKFSDIIISLSGGHLLPALILIALASLILGMGVPVTASYLIVAVLAVPALHEMGVGLIAGHMIVYWFSQNSNITPPVCVAAYAGAAIAGSDPWKTGWTAFKFSKLLYVMPFLFAYEPAMTLYIGWDEAVTGDAGWAGIASVYFAAAIGTVAFSAWSMFYLLRRTTMVEWIIFGGATFLCFQPNLLSDAIGIGIVVLLGMWQHRKNKLEEALAATAKFIAPEQTIVGGKIV
- a CDS encoding EVE domain-containing protein, with amino-acid sequence MPNYWLLKSEPTCFAIDDLAAAPNQTTYWDGVRNYQARNLMRDMRTGDQALYYHSQVNPSVVGLVEIVREAYPDHTAWDPQSDHFDPRSTPEKPAWDMVDIRLMQKFAHPLPLPMLRTITALTGMELLRKGSRLSVQPVTADQFAIILELAANQSSSSISQELHATQ
- a CDS encoding tetratricopeptide repeat protein, coding for MSKRIAFCGCLVVMFFFAGAERSYSAGSGHDLGYVQQHALAGDAMFQHQLGLIYGEGRGVPRDSESAFYWFTKAAEQGHLESQVNLGAMYAMGVGVQRNYLHAAHWYRIAAERGHPEAQNNLAILFEEGLGFAPDKNQALRWYTEAANQGHPEALYNLAQLHLEQEDAEENVQKALDLLVAAAERGYAPAQYHAGYLLERGEGVKQNLHIAAALYKMAAQQGLPEAQLNLGVMYLTGQGVSQENVLAYKWFILAVFHGLEQAAEAMNLAETRMTPGQISDARRQAEQWVLQRRAGQ
- a CDS encoding peptidase U32 family protein gives rise to the protein MQLNETSSPSFKPEILAPAGDRQAFLAALAAGADAVYCGLKHFSARMEAENFSLRELADLTQLAQSKGCKVLVAMNALLKPRDLTAAGHLVDQLQRHVHPDGLILQDLGLLELTRQTGFSGEVHLSTLACVSTASGLETAARLGVRQVVLPRELHLDEIKQMAQACPSGMNLEVFVHGALCYAVSGRCYWSSYMGGKSGLRGRCVQPCRRVYKQEGRMGSYFSCQDLSLDVLVKTLLDIPEVRTWKIEGRKKSAHYVFYTVTAYRLLRDESNSVRARKEAAALLEMALGRPGSHAGFLPQRKYTPLAPNTHLASGLLAGHIPKDAKTAFIRPRLPLHPGDLLRLGSEDQPWHRVLRVTRFVPKGAQFNLAVEQGKKASDKTKRSFDGRPGGTTPKSTAPPPGAPVWLIDRREPELKRLIQQLEIELNQFASDDVQASSFAPTLPRAARFEGRGRTMTVSRRPRRSQEKVAQAMWLDPKFLEHMGRETCRRLCWWLPPVIWPEEEYIWRKALEQVQSAGATFFICNASWQLSLFDSPISMTDREIWAGPFCNTANALAIDQLRQIGYDGAVVSPELDEESLLALPEQASLPLGIIIEGMLPFCVSRLQAEELVPEKPLVSPKGEIAWTRKYQQNLWVYPDWTLDLRPYREKIESAGYRIFIQLEEKLPAGLDQRPRTSPFNWNLRLL
- a CDS encoding LysM peptidoglycan-binding domain-containing protein is translated as MDKKSWLQKLESMEQEPREVETPEPEPYTLREALEGRGKQLILGGVGLFVLIIMVIIISSGRGGNPDRDFSDILARLESIESRIMGLENQESGRQQALVRMQGDFSILTMRVDKLSREMKEQVAEVSSPPATRQTAQAAAPAPQPARQQTAAPAPAPTPAPAPAPAQVASSAPAPQRPAASRGVTHEVQPGETLFRISRTYNVSVDDIRRQNNLSGDRINPGQVLTIRP
- a CDS encoding tRNA (cytidine(34)-2'-O)-methyltransferase, translated to MQIVLYQPEIPPNTGNIARLCAATQTPLHLIEPLGFRLEDKYLRRAGLDYWKHVQVRVWPNWEEFLEGISPGRLVFSSARKGVELHQFPFQEQDLLVFGPETRGLPPELLANDAPCIRVPIWGEVRSLNLSTCAGIVLYEALRQTGGIP